The following is a genomic window from Thermoanaerobaculia bacterium.
GAGGTGACGCGCGTGGCGCGCGAGGTGGGCACGGAAGGGAAGCTCGGCGGCCAGGCCGACGTGCAGGGCGTGGCCGGCACGTGGAAGGACCTGACCGACTCGGTGAAGTTCATGGCGGGCAACCTCACGGCCCAGGTGCGGAACATCGCGGCCGTGACGACGGCCGTGGCCAACGGCGATCTCTCCCGGAAGATCACGGTGGACGTGAAGGGAGAGATCCTCGAGCTGAAGGACACGATCAACACGATGGTGGACCAGCTCCGCAGCTTCGCGTCCGAAGTGACCCGTGTCGCCCGCGAGGTGGGCACGGAAGGGAAGCTCGGCGGCCAGGCCTACGTGCAGGGCGTGGCCGGCACGTGGAAAGACCTCACGGACAACGTGAACTTCATGGCGGGCAACCTCACGGGCCAGGTGCGAAACATCGCCGAAGTGACGACCGCCGTGGCCTCCGGCGACCTCTCCAAGAAGATCACGGTGGACGTGAAGGGGGAGATCCTCGAACTGAAGAACACGATCAACACGATGGTGGATCAGCTGTCGTCGTTCGCGGCCGAGGTGACGCGCGTGGCGCGCGAGGTGGGCACCGAGGGAAAGCTGGGCGGCCAGGCCGAGGTGAAGGGCGTCTCGGGCACGTGGAAGGACCTCACCGACAACGTGAACTCGATGGCCGGCAACCTCACGAGCCAGGTCCGCGGCATCGCGCGGGTCGTGACGGCCGTCGCCAACGGCGACCTGAAGCGCAAGCTGACGGTGGAAGCCAAGGGCGAGATCGCCGAGCTCGCCGACACGATCAACAACATGATCGACACCCTCGCGACGTTCGCCGACCAGGTGACGACGGTGGCACGCGAGGTCGGCGTCGAAGGAAAGCTGGGCGGCCAGGCGAGCGTGCCGGGCGCCGCGGGAACGTGGAAGGACCTCACCGACAACGTGAACCAGCTCGCGGCGAACCTGACGACCCAGGTGCGCGCGATCGCGGAGGTCGCGACGGCGGTGACGAAAGGCGACCTCACGCGGTCGATCAACGTCGCGGCTCTCGGCGAGGTGGCGGCGCTCAAGGACAACATCAACGAGATGATCCGCAACCTCAAGGACACGACGCTCAAGAACTCCGAGCAGGACTGGCTGAAGACCAACCTCGCGAAGTTCTCCCGCATGCTCCAGGGTCAGCGCGACCTCCTCACGGTCGGCCGGCTGATCCTCTCCGAGCTCGCTCCGGTCGTCGCGGCCCAGCAGGCGCTCTTCTACACGCTCGACACCTCGACCGCCGTTCCGGAGCTCCGGCTGCTCGCGAGCTACGCCGCGAGCGAGCCGAAAGAGGTCTTCCGCCTCGGCGAAGGGTTGATCGGTCAGTGCGCGCTCGAGAACCAGAAGATCCTCCTGCCGAACGTGCCGAGAGATTTCGTGCGGATCAGTTCGGGCCTCGGCCAGGCGACGCCGTCGCACGTCATCGTGCTGCCGGTCGTGTTCGAGGGCCAGGTGAAGGCCGTGCTCGAGCTCGCGACGTTCGAAGGGTTCAATCCGACCCACCAGGCCTTCCTCGACCAGCTCACGGAATCGATCGGCATCGTGCTCAACACGATCGAGGCGAACAGCCGGACGGAGAACCTCCTCCAGCAGTCGCAGTCGCTCGCCCGCGAGCTCCAGAGCCAGCAGCTCGAGCTCCAGCAGACGAACCAGCAGCTCGAGGAGAAGGCGGGACTGCTCGCGGAGCAGAACGCCGAGGTCGAACGGAAGAACCAGGAGGTCGAGCAGGCCCGGCAGGCGCTCGAGGAGAAGGCGAAGCAGCTGGCGCTCACGTCGAAGTACAAGTCGGAGTTCCTCGCGAACATGTCGCACGAGCTCCGGACCCCCTTGAACTCGCTCCTGATCCTCTCCGACCAGCTCTCGCGAAATCACGACGGCAACCTCACGCCGAAGCAGATGGAGTTCGCCAAGACCATCCACTCGGCCGGAAACGATCTGCTCAACCTGATCAACGACATTCTCGACCTCTCCAAGATCGAGTCGGGAACGGTCGTCATCGACGCGGGCGAGATCCGGTTCTCCGATCTCCACGACTACGTCGACCGGACGTTCCGGCACGTCGCCGAGGCGAAGGGGGTCGAATTCCAGATCGACATCGACCCGTCCGTTCCGCGCGGCATCGTCACCGACTCCAAGCGCCTGCAGCAGATCCTGAAGAACCTCCTCTCGAACGCGTTCAAGTTCACGGAGAAGGGAAGCGTGAAGCTCGACGTCGTCCGGGCCAAGGGGGGATGGAGCCCCGACCAGGAGGCGCTGAACCGTTCCCGTTCGGTCATCGCGATCTCCGTCAGCGACACGGGGATCGGCATCCCGCGGGACAAGCAGCAGATCGTGTTCGAGGCGTTCCAGCAGGCGGACGGTTCGACCAGCCGGAAGTACGGCGGAACGGGACTGGGCCTGGCGATCAGCCGCGAGATCGCTCGCCTCCTCGGCGGCGAGATCACGCTCGACAGCGCGCCGGGAAAGGGGAGCAAGTTCACGCTCTATCTGCCGCAGAGCTATGCGCCCGCCAAACCGGCGTACAAGCCGGAGCCCGAGTCGCCGGCGGAGTTCGTCAGCGTGATGAGCGACGTCAGCACGGCGCGGGGCGCCGTCGCGGAGGTCGCCGCGGTGAACGACATCTCCGACGACCGCGAGCGGATCGCGCCGGGTGACCGGACGCTGCTCATCGTCGACAACGACGAGAACTTCGCCCGATTCCTCCTCGACATGGCCCACGAGTTCGGCTTCAAGGGGATCGTGACGGCGCGGGGCGCCGAAGCGGTCTCGCTCGTCCGCGAGAAGAAGCCCGACGCGGTGACGCTCGACATCCAGCTCCCGGACATCGACGGCTGGCGCGTCCTCGACCGCCTGAAGAGCGATCCCGCCACCCGCCACATCCCCGTCTACGTCATCACGACCGAAGAGGACGGCGGACGCGCGCTGCCGCTCGGAGCGATGGCAGTGCTGCAGAAGCCGATCAAGAACAAGGAGACCCTCGACCGGGCGTTCCGGACGATCCAGACGTTCCTCGACCGCGGCAGCCGCCGGCTCGTCGTCGTGGGGTCCGACCGGTCGATCCGGGCGGCGCTCGAGCCGAAGCTCACCTTCGAAGGGGTGGAGAGCCAGTGGGCCGAGACGCCGCGGGAAGCGGTCGCGGCGATCGAGGCGAACGCTCCGGATTGCGTGATCTTCGTCTGGGACGGGCACGAAGCGAGGATGAAGGACGGGGCGGAAGTCGTCCGCCGGACGTGCGAGGCGCGCGGCGTTCCTCTCGTCGTCTACACGCCGGGCGATATCGGCCGCAAGCTCGAGACGGCGCTCAATCGCCTCACGCAGGGCCATCCGGTCAAGCACGTCCGATCGGAGGAGCGGCTGATCGACCAGACCCTGCTCTTCCTCCACCGGAAGGTCCTCGCCCTCCCGCTCGAGACCCGCGCGATCATCGAACGGCTCGCCCGCACCGAGGAAGTGCTCGCCGGCAAGAAGGCCCTGATCGTGGACGACGACGTCCGCAACATCTTCGCGTTGACGAGCGTCCTCGAGCGGCACAAGATGAAGGTGCTCTCCGCCGAGAACGGCCGGGAGGCGATCGCGAAGCTCGAGGAACACGAGGACTGCGACATCGTCCTGATGGACATCATGATGCCGGACATGGACGGATACGACACGATGCGGGCGATTCGCGAGCGCGGCAAGTTCAAGGACCTTCCGATCGTCGCCGTCACGGCCAAGGCGATGAAGGGCGACCGCGAGAAGACGATCGAAGCGGGCGCCTGGGACTACCTGTCGAAGCCGGTCGACACCGAGCACATGCTCTCGGTGCTCCGGACCTGGCTGTACCGGTGAGGATCGGCGGGACCGGCCGCGGGTGAGAACCGCATGAACGAGTCCGAGTCGGAGGCCGCCGCGGGTCTCGAGCCGGCGGGCGAGCCGCTCGAGAAGGCGAACATCCTCGTCGTCGACGACAGCGCCGATAAGCGGCTGGCTCTCGGCGCGATCCTGGCCGAGCTCGACCAGAACATCGTCGAGGCGCAGTCGGGGCGCGAGGCGCTGAGGGAGCTCCTCCGCCGCGACTTCGCCGTGGTGCTGCTCGACGTCAACATGCCGGGGATGGACGGGTTCGAGACGGCGTCCCTGATCCGCCAGCGAAAGAGCTCCGAGCACACGCCGATCATCTTCATCACGGCCTACAGCGACGACACGCACGCGCGGCAGGGCTACGAGCTCGGGGCGGTCGACTACATCATCACGCCGGTCATCCCGGAGGTCCTGAAGTCGAAGATCGGGTTCTTCGTCGATCTGTACCGGAAGACCGACCAGGTGAGCCGCCAGGCCGCGTCTCTCGCGCGCCGCGCCGCGCAGCTCCAGCGCCTCACCCGGGCGTCGCTCGCGATCAACGCCGCGCCGTCGATCGAGGAGATCCTCTCGATCGTCACGGAGACCGCCCGGGAAGTCGCCGGGGCCGAACACGCGGAAATCGTTCCGGCGCTCACCGAGTCGTGGGGACCGGGTTCGAGAGAAGCGCCCGGGCCGCCGCCCGGACCCGCGGACGTCATGGCGACGCTCATGGGACGCGACGGCCGCGACATGGGCACGCTCCGGATCTTCGGACACCCGCTGGGCCCGGACGAGAATGCGATCCTCACGCAGCTCGCGCAGATGGCCTCGATCGCGATCGAGAACGTCCTGTACAGCGAGGCGCGGGAGGCGAACCGCCTCAAGGACGAGTTCCTGACGACGCTCTCGCACGAGCTCCGGACCCCCCTCACGGCGATTCTCGGATGGACCCGGATCCTGCGCGCGCCGGCGCTCGATCCCGGCCGGTTCGCGCACGGCCTCGACGTGATCGAGCGCAACGTGAACGCCCAGGCGAAGCTCATCGACGACCTCCTCGACATCTCCCGGATCAGCGCCGCGAAGCTCAGGCTGAACACCCGTCCGATGGCCGTCGTCCCGGTCGTCGAAGGCGTCGTGGAAGGGCTTCGTCCCGCGTGGGAGGCGAAGTCGCTGAACGTCCAGGTCGTGGTCGATCCCGCGGCGGCGGGCCACAGCGACGTTTCGGGCGACGCGGACCGGCTGCAGCAGGTCGTGTGGAACCTCCTTTCGAACGCGATCAAGTTCACCCCGGCCGCCGGAAGCATCGAGGTTCGGGTCGAGCGCACGGCCGCGCACGTCCGGATCCGCGTGAGCGACACCGGAAAGGGGATCAGCCCGGACTTCCTCGCCCACGTCTTCGACCGCTTCCGGCAGGCGGACAGCAGCACGACCCGTTCGCACGGCGGGCTCGGGATCGGCCTCGCGATCGTGCGCCACATCGTCGACATGCACGGCGGAACCGTCTCCGCCGCGAGCCCGGGACCGGGGCAGGGGGCGACGTTCGTGGTCTCCCTCCCCGCGATCGAAAGCGCGGGAGTCGAGATCCGGACGGTGGCGGACGGCTTCCGGGAACCGGCGGCGCTGCCCGATCTGGCGGGGCTCCGCGTCGCCGTCGTCGACGACGAGCCGGACGCCCGCGAGGTCGTCGGGGAGATCCTGAAGAGCGCGAACGCGTTCGTTTCGCTCTTCGGGAGCGCCGACGACGCGATCGCCGGCCTCGCGGAGGCGGCGCCCGACGTCATCGTGAGCGACATCGCGATGCCGGGAGGCGACGGGTACGCGTTCCTGCGCGAGGTCCGGCGGCGCGAGGGAGACGGGCCGCATGCGCCCGCCATCGCGCTCACGGCGCTCGTCCGGCGGGAGGATCGCGCCCGCGCCCTGGCGGAAGGCTTCGAGCGGCACGTGTCGAAGCCGATCGAACCGGAGCACTTCCTCGCGGTCGTGGCGGAGCTCGCTCCCGGGAAGGAGGCGCGAGGAAACGGCCACCGGACGGACGTCCTCGTGATCGAGGACGACCAAAACGGCGGCGACGGCCTCCGGCAGCTCCTCGAGAGCGGCGGCTTCCGGGTGGATGTCGCGCGTGACGGGGACGAGGGGATCCGGATGGCGCGCTCGGCGTCTCCGGGGGTCGCGCTCGTCGACCTCGGTCTCCCCGGCCTGGACGGCTGCGAAGTCGCCTCGCGCCTCCGCCGGGAGACGGGACTGCGGTCTCTGGTGCTGATCGCGGTGTCGGGAAACGAAGAGGAGGAGCATCGCCGCCGGGCGTTCGCCTCCGGCTTCGACGCGTATCTCGTGAAGCCCGTGAAGTTCGATCAGGTGGAGCGAGTCCTCCAGGACCAGGCGGTCAAACAGAGAGCTTAGAGGCCGGGGGCGGGCGATCCCTCGAGGGTGATGGGCTCTCCGGGGTCAGGGCTTCTCTTTCGTCGAGCTGTCGTCGGGGGGCCTCTCGGCGTTCCGGTCCCGCCGGTTGACGAGGACGTGGTACGCGACCGCGTCCCACGCGTTGTGGACGCTGCTGAAGAGAAGAATCAGCGTGGCGGCGCCGACGGCGAACAAGGCCTCGCGCGTACGGGCGTGCGCGAACGACGACAGCGCGAGCATCGCGTACGCCGCCAGGGGCAGCGCGACATGGAACAACCAGTCCTTTCATCGGCCCGAAGAACGACGGTCGGCCTGTTTCCGGTAGCGTCCCGGGGCCAAGGGACGGGAGTGGTGGGACCGGCGCGACTCGAACGCGCGACCTAGAGTTTAGGAAACTCTTGCTCTATCCAGCTGAGCTACGGCCCCTTGCGGCGCGCAGTATCTCGCGCCGGGGGACGCGCCGCAAGGCCGGGGCGGAGTGACGGAAGAAACTTCCTGACCCTCGGGACAGTTGTCATGGGCCCGGCGAGCCGCTAAATTCTTCTCACTCTCATGAACTCGAAAACCGGAATCCTTCGTCGCGTGAAATGGGAATGGGTCGTCAAGAGCTTTGGGGGCGCCGTCACGGTGATCGGACTCGGCATCGTCGCCTACTCGCTCGGCGAGACGATCGGAATCCACGGCTGGCCGAGCTTCCTCGTGCCGCTGACCGGCTCGCTGGACGGATACGCCCTGCCGAGCGGAGCCGGCTTCCTCGCCCGCGTCACCGCCAATCTCGCGATCTGGACGGCGGCGTTCTACGGGATGGGGTGGATCAGCTCGCGCATCCCCGCCGACTGGGACTTCTTCTAAGAGCCGGCGCGGCGATACGCGCCGTTATACGCGTCCGTCGGACCGGCCGCCCGCACGACGTACGCTCTCCGGTACGCCTTAGCGGCCGGCCGGTCCGCCGGAACGCGTCTTCCAGCACGTCTCGCCGCGCCTCGACGCCGGTGTAACTGAGCCGGGCGTACGTATGCCGCCGGCGCCGACCCCATCCCGCTTGCCTCGCCGCACGGGCCGACTACTTCTTCTTCGAAGATGACTTCTTCGACGACGACGACTTCCGGGACGAGCTCTTGCTCTTGTGGCTCGCCTTGCCGCCCTTCTTGCCGCCCTTGCGGGAGCTCGCGTGGCTGGTCTTCTTGCCGCGTCCGGATCCGCTCTTCTTTCCGCCGCCGCTCTCCTTGTTGACGGTCGCCCAGGCGCGGCGCTCCGCTTCCTTCTTGCCCGTGCCGCGTTTCTCGTAGCCCTTCTCGATGTCGTGGGCTTTTCTCTTTTGTTTGCTGCTGTAGCTGGATTTGTCTCCCCGTGCCATAAATCTCCCTTCGATTCAAAGGGATGCAACGGATATGCCGCCGAACCGAGCCGCGGGTCTCGCGGTCGCGAGTCAGAGAAGGGGACCGGGGCACTCGTTCTCATGTTTCGACTCGAGACTCTCGACTCGCGACTCGGTATTCGAGTTGACTTACGCCTTTTTACCGCCTTATAGTGGCGTCTTCACTGGAGTCGCCCATGGCCGTCCCGCTCGCCCTTTCCGCTCGAATCACCGCTCTCCGCGACGCGCTCCCGCCCGAAACGGCGGCATCGATCCTTTCCGCCACGGACCTCCGCCGCGACCGTGAGGCGCCTCCGCTTCCGACCGGGATCGAGGAATTCGACCGGCTCCTCGCGGGAGGCCTCGCCCGCGGAAAGCTCGTCGAAGTGGTCGGCCGGCGGTCGAGCGGAAGGCTTTCTCTGGCTCTTTCCGCGCTCGCATCGGCGACGGAAGCGGGAGAGAACGCCGCGTTGATCGACCTCGGGGATGCCCTCGATCCCCAGGCCGCGGCCGCGGCGGACGTCGATCTTCGCCGGGTGCTGTGGGTGCGCCCGCGGCGGGTCCGCGACGCGGTATATGCGGCGGAGACCGTGATCGCGGCCGGTTTCCCTCTCGTCGTCGCGGAGCTCGGGACGCCCCCGGTCGGTCCGCGCGTCCCGGACGCGGCCTGGGTCCGCCTGGCGCGAAGCGCGCGGGCGCATGGGACCGCGCTCCTCGTCGCGAGCCCCTATCCGGTGTCGGGGGCGGCCGCCGACGCCGTCGTTCTGCTCTCGCGAAATCGGGCGATCTGGAAGGGACAGGGCGCGTCGCCGAGGCTCCTCGGCGGGGTCGCCGCGCATGCGACGCTCGACAAGAAGCGCGGAGAGAAGCCGGGGCGGACGGGCGCGGTGCGTTTCACGGCGAGGGAGGCGATTTCCGATGCGGTGCCGGCCGCCGGCGCGCCTCCGGGGAGGTCGGCGGCGCGGGAGGCCGTTTCCCCCCGCGCGGCGTCTTCCCGATTCGTTTCGAGGTGAGAAGCCCGTGCCGTCGCGGATCGCGTGCGTCCTCGTCCCGCTTTTTCCCCTCGCGGCGCGGCTCCGGAGCGAACCGGATCTCGCGGGAGAAGCCGTCGCCATCCTCGCGGGGGACGGGCAGGCGGCGCGCGTCGTCGCCGCCTCGAAACCGGCGCGGCGCGCCGGCGTCCGGAGCGGACTCACGCTCCGCGAAGCCCGCGCGCTCCTTCCGCGGCTGATCGCGCGCGCCTCCGACGCCGAGTGCGAACGTTCCGCGCAGGAAGCGCTCCTCGAGGCGGCCGAGACGGTTTCCCCGCGACTCGAGGACGGCGGCCCGGGGATCGCGTATCTCGACGTCGACGGCCTCGAGCTCTATTTCGGGTTCTCGGAAAAGGCGCTCGCGGCGTCTCTTTCCGCCGCGGCCGAAGGCGCCGGCCTCCCGGCGCGCGTCGGCGTGGCCGCGAGCAAGCTCGCGGCCCGCGTGGCGGCGGAGTCTCCGGAGTCGCCCGTCGTCGTGCCCTCCGGCGGCGAGGCGACGTTCCTCGCCCCGCTCCCGCTCGCGCGGCTCGCCCTCCCGGAAGAGATCGCGGAGACGCTCGAGCGGTGGGGACTCGCGCGCGTCGGCGATTTCGCCGCGCTCTCCGAGGGGGAGGTGACGGCGCGATTCGGAGAGGCGGGGCGGCGGCTCCACGAGACCGCCCGCGGGGTCGATCCGCGCCCGCTCGTCCCCCGGGCGATTCCTCCGGTTTTCTCCGAAGGGATGGAGCTCGAATGGCCGTTCGTCGCCGTCGAGCCGTTCCTCTTCGTCGCGCGCACCGCGCTCGAGCGGCTGGCGGGACGTCTGGCGGCGCACGCGCTCGCCTGCGCCCGCCTCGAGCTCTCGCTCACCCTCGATCCGGAAGGGATGGACGGCCGCGCGATCGATCTCCCGGCGCCGACGAGGGACGTGAAGACGCTCCTGACGCTCGTCCGGCTCGACCTCGAGGCGCGCCCGCCCGGAGCGCCCGTCCACGGCTTCCGTTTCGTCGCGCACCCCGACCGCCCGCGGCAGGCCCAGCTCTCGTTGTTCGGCCCGGCGGCCCTGTCCCCCGAGCAGCTCGCGACGTGCATCGCGCGGCTCGTCGCGCGGCTCGGAGAGGAGCGCGTCGGCCAGCCGTCGGCGGTCGACGGCCACCGCCCGGAACGATTCGCGCTCGTTGCGTATGCGCCGCCCGCTCCTCCGGAATTGCCGCCGGCGCCGCGCGCGGGCCGAGGTCTCCTCGCGGTGCGGGTGCTCCGGCCGGCCGTCCCGATCGACGTGGACGGGGAGGAGGGGAGCCCGAGGCGGATCGCGGCCGCGGATCCATGGCCGCCTTCTCTCGACCCGGTCTCGCGAAGCGAATCGGCCGCGAAGGCGACCGGCGATACGACCCGCCCGCGAGAGCCCGAGAAGGCGAAGCGCATCGAGGGTTCGGTGCGCGTGGCGTCCGGCCCGTGGCGCGTCGAGGAGAAGTGGTGGTCGGAAGAGGCGATCGCCCGCGAGTACTGGGACGTCGAGCTCTCCGACGGAGGGCTGTACCGCATTTTCCGGGACGCGAGGAACGGCGCCTGGTTCGCCGACGGCATTTATGACTGACGCGTCGCATTCCGCGACGCTCGGGGAGCTCGGATCGCGAACGCGCCCGGGCGGGAAGATGGCCGGACTCTTTCCATCGACTTTTTCATCGGGAGGAAAACGACGAAGCGATCTGTGTCCGGAGAGCTGGAGGCGGACATGAGCGACGGGCCACCGACGAGAGATGTCGGGACGCGCGCGATCGTCACGACGATTCATTCCGACGGCGCACGGAAGGAGAAGCTCCGCCAGCGGTCGTGGAAGCCTCCCGCGTCGCCCCGCTCGCCGCGGCCCTACGCGGAGCTCCACGCGGCTTCCGCCTTTTCCTTTCTGGACGGAGCATCGCTTCCCGAGGACCTGGTCGACCGTGCGGCGGCGCTGGGGCTGCCGGCCGTCGCGCTCCTCGACACGAACGGGGTCTACGGCGCGCCGCGATTCCACAAGGCCGCGAAACAGGCGGGAGTGAGGGCGCTCGTGGGCGCCGAGATCGTGCTCGCTCCCTTCCGCGGTGCGGAAGGAAGCGAGCACGAACCCGACCCCGGCCTTCGGACACCCCTCCCCAGTGGGGGAGGGGACGGGGGCAGGGTGCGAGACGGCTCGGCGGCCATGGCCGCCGAGCGCCTCTCCCTCCTCGTCGAGAACCGCGCCGGATACCGGAACCTGTGCAAGCTCCTGACCGCGGCCGCGGAGGGAAGGCCCAAGGGCGCGGCGCAGGCGTCGTGGGAGCGCGTGAGGGAGCACGCGGAGGGTCTCCGCTGCCTGGCGGGCGGTCCCGAAAGCCCCGTCGCCCGGGCGCTCGGTCGCGGAGGGATCGACGCGGCCGAGAGCGTGCTCCGCCGTCTCGCGGAGAGCTTCCCGGGCCGCCTCCACGTCGAACTCCAGCGGCACGGCGACCGGGCGGAGGAGCACCGCAACCAGGCGCTCGTCCCGCTCGCCCGAAGGCTCGGCCTCCCGCTCGTCGCGACCAACGGCGTCCGCTATGCGCGACCCGCGGAGAAGGACCTCCTCGACGTGCTCGCCTGCGTCCGCGAAGGGAAACCGGTCGACGCGGCCGGGACGCTGCTCGAGGCGTCGCGGGGGAGGCATCTGAAGGACGCGGCCGCGATGTCGGAGCTCTTCGCCGATCTGCCCGAGGCGCTGTCCGCGTCGGCCGAGCTCGCCGCGTCCCTCGATTTCACGCTCGCGGACCTCGGCTATCGGTTCCCCCGGTATCCCGTCCCGCCGGGAGAGACCCCGAGCTCCCATCTCCGGCGGGTCACCTGGGAAGGAGCGCGGGCGCGCTTCCGCCCGCTCACCGCGCGCGCCCAGGCGCAGCTTTCGAAGGAGCTCGCGATGATCGAGAAGCTCGATCTCGCCGGGTACTTCCTCATCGTCCGGGACATCGTGCAGTTCTGCCGCCGGGAGCGGATCCTGGTGCAGGGACGCGGTTCCGCCGCCAACAGCGCGGTCTGTTACGCGCTCTCGATCACGGCGGTCGACCCCGTGAAGATGGAGCTCCTCTTCGAGCGTTTCCTCTCCGAGGAGCGCGGGGAATGGCCCGACATCGATCTCGATCTCCCGTCGGGCGTCGAGCGGGAGAAGGTGATCCAGCACGTGTACCGCACCTACGGCGCGCACGGGGCGGCGATGACCGCCAACGTGATCACCTACCGCGACCGTTCCGCCGCGCGCGAGGTGAGCAAGGCCCTCGGATTCTCCCCGGAGGAGCAGGAGCGGCTCTCGGCGCGCCTGGCCGGCTGGAGCTTCGGGGAGATGCAGGAGCCGCTCCGCGAATTGCCCGCCGAGCTCGCCGCGGCCGGCCTCGATCCCGCCGAAACGCGGTCGCGCCACTTCCTGCGCCTCTGGCGCGCGATCCAGAACCTGCCGCGCCACCTCGGGCAGCACTCGGGGGGAATGGTCGTCGCCGCCGGCCGTCTCGACGAGGTCGTGCCGCTCGAGCCCTCGTCGATGCCGGGACGCGTCGTCGTGCAGTGGGACAAGGACGACTGCGCCGATCTCGGGATCGTCAAGGTCGATCTCCTCGGTCTCGGGATGCTCGCGGCGCTCGAGGAGGCGATCCCGATGATCCGCGAGCACGAGAACGTCGAGATCGACCTCGCGCACCTGCCCGCCGGCGATCCCGCCGTGTACCGGATGCTGAACGCGGCGGACACCGTCGGCGTCTTCCAGCTCGAGAGCCGCGCCCAGATGGCGACGCTGCCGCGCCACGGGCCGCGCCGGTTCTACGACATCGTCGTCCAGGTCGCGATCATCCGTCCCGGGCCGATCGTCGGCGGGATGATCCGCCCGTTCTTCGATCGCCATCGCGGGATCGCGCCCGTCGAATACCCGCACCCGTGCCTCGAGCCGATCCTGAAGAGGACGCTCGGCGTTCCGCTCTTCCAGGAACAGCTCCTCCGGATCGCGATGGTCGCCGCGGGGTTCACGGGAGGGGAGGCCGAGGAGCTCCGGCGCGCGATGGGATTCAAGCGCTCCGTCGAGCGGATGTCGGCGATCGAGGAGCGGCTGCGGAAGGGGATGGAGGCGCGCGGGATCGACGCCGAGGCGCGGGACCGCATCGTCAAGGCGATCACGTCGTTCGCGCTGTACGGGTTTCCGGAGTCGCACGCGGCGTCGTTCGCCCTGATCGCCTACGCGAGCGCGTACCTGCGCGCCCACCACCCCGCGGCGTTCTACGCGTCGCTCCTGAACGCGTGGCCGATGGGCTTCTACCACCCGGCGACGCTCGTGAAGGACGCGCAGCGGCACGCGACGGCGGTCTTCCCGATCGACGCCGCGCGCTCCGGCTGGAAATGCCGCTGGGAGGACCGCGGCGTGCGGCTGGGACTCCGGTTCGTCAAGGGGCTCCACGAGTCGAC
Proteins encoded in this region:
- a CDS encoding response regulator encodes the protein EVTRVAREVGTEGKLGGQADVQGVAGTWKDLTDSVKFMAGNLTAQVRNIAAVTTAVANGDLSRKITVDVKGEILELKDTINTMVDQLRSFASEVTRVAREVGTEGKLGGQAYVQGVAGTWKDLTDNVNFMAGNLTGQVRNIAEVTTAVASGDLSKKITVDVKGEILELKNTINTMVDQLSSFAAEVTRVAREVGTEGKLGGQAEVKGVSGTWKDLTDNVNSMAGNLTSQVRGIARVVTAVANGDLKRKLTVEAKGEIAELADTINNMIDTLATFADQVTTVAREVGVEGKLGGQASVPGAAGTWKDLTDNVNQLAANLTTQVRAIAEVATAVTKGDLTRSINVAALGEVAALKDNINEMIRNLKDTTLKNSEQDWLKTNLAKFSRMLQGQRDLLTVGRLILSELAPVVAAQQALFYTLDTSTAVPELRLLASYAASEPKEVFRLGEGLIGQCALENQKILLPNVPRDFVRISSGLGQATPSHVIVLPVVFEGQVKAVLELATFEGFNPTHQAFLDQLTESIGIVLNTIEANSRTENLLQQSQSLARELQSQQLELQQTNQQLEEKAGLLAEQNAEVERKNQEVEQARQALEEKAKQLALTSKYKSEFLANMSHELRTPLNSLLILSDQLSRNHDGNLTPKQMEFAKTIHSAGNDLLNLINDILDLSKIESGTVVIDAGEIRFSDLHDYVDRTFRHVAEAKGVEFQIDIDPSVPRGIVTDSKRLQQILKNLLSNAFKFTEKGSVKLDVVRAKGGWSPDQEALNRSRSVIAISVSDTGIGIPRDKQQIVFEAFQQADGSTSRKYGGTGLGLAISREIARLLGGEITLDSAPGKGSKFTLYLPQSYAPAKPAYKPEPESPAEFVSVMSDVSTARGAVAEVAAVNDISDDRERIAPGDRTLLIVDNDENFARFLLDMAHEFGFKGIVTARGAEAVSLVREKKPDAVTLDIQLPDIDGWRVLDRLKSDPATRHIPVYVITTEEDGGRALPLGAMAVLQKPIKNKETLDRAFRTIQTFLDRGSRRLVVVGSDRSIRAALEPKLTFEGVESQWAETPREAVAAIEANAPDCVIFVWDGHEARMKDGAEVVRRTCEARGVPLVVYTPGDIGRKLETALNRLTQGHPVKHVRSEERLIDQTLLFLHRKVLALPLETRAIIERLARTEEVLAGKKALIVDDDVRNIFALTSVLERHKMKVLSAENGREAIAKLEEHEDCDIVLMDIMMPDMDGYDTMRAIRERGKFKDLPIVAVTAKAMKGDREKTIEAGAWDYLSKPVDTEHMLSVLRTWLYR
- a CDS encoding response regulator; protein product: MNESESEAAAGLEPAGEPLEKANILVVDDSADKRLALGAILAELDQNIVEAQSGREALRELLRRDFAVVLLDVNMPGMDGFETASLIRQRKSSEHTPIIFITAYSDDTHARQGYELGAVDYIITPVIPEVLKSKIGFFVDLYRKTDQVSRQAASLARRAAQLQRLTRASLAINAAPSIEEILSIVTETAREVAGAEHAEIVPALTESWGPGSREAPGPPPGPADVMATLMGRDGRDMGTLRIFGHPLGPDENAILTQLAQMASIAIENVLYSEAREANRLKDEFLTTLSHELRTPLTAILGWTRILRAPALDPGRFAHGLDVIERNVNAQAKLIDDLLDISRISAAKLRLNTRPMAVVPVVEGVVEGLRPAWEAKSLNVQVVVDPAAAGHSDVSGDADRLQQVVWNLLSNAIKFTPAAGSIEVRVERTAAHVRIRVSDTGKGISPDFLAHVFDRFRQADSSTTRSHGGLGIGLAIVRHIVDMHGGTVSAASPGPGQGATFVVSLPAIESAGVEIRTVADGFREPAALPDLAGLRVAVVDDEPDAREVVGEILKSANAFVSLFGSADDAIAGLAEAAPDVIVSDIAMPGGDGYAFLREVRRREGDGPHAPAIALTALVRREDRARALAEGFERHVSKPIEPEHFLAVVAELAPGKEARGNGHRTDVLVIEDDQNGGDGLRQLLESGGFRVDVARDGDEGIRMARSASPGVALVDLGLPGLDGCEVASRLRRETGLRSLVLIAVSGNEEEEHRRRAFASGFDAYLVKPVKFDQVERVLQDQAVKQRA
- a CDS encoding DNA polymerase Y family protein codes for the protein MPSRIACVLVPLFPLAARLRSEPDLAGEAVAILAGDGQAARVVAASKPARRAGVRSGLTLREARALLPRLIARASDAECERSAQEALLEAAETVSPRLEDGGPGIAYLDVDGLELYFGFSEKALAASLSAAAEGAGLPARVGVAASKLAARVAAESPESPVVVPSGGEATFLAPLPLARLALPEEIAETLERWGLARVGDFAALSEGEVTARFGEAGRRLHETARGVDPRPLVPRAIPPVFSEGMELEWPFVAVEPFLFVARTALERLAGRLAAHALACARLELSLTLDPEGMDGRAIDLPAPTRDVKTLLTLVRLDLEARPPGAPVHGFRFVAHPDRPRQAQLSLFGPAALSPEQLATCIARLVARLGEERVGQPSAVDGHRPERFALVAYAPPAPPELPPAPRAGRGLLAVRVLRPAVPIDVDGEEGSPRRIAAADPWPPSLDPVSRSESAAKATGDTTRPREPEKAKRIEGSVRVASGPWRVEEKWWSEEAIAREYWDVELSDGGLYRIFRDARNGAWFADGIYD
- a CDS encoding plasmid stabilization protein; translation: MARGDKSSYSSKQKRKAHDIEKGYEKRGTGKKEAERRAWATVNKESGGGKKSGSGRGKKTSHASSRKGGKKGGKASHKSKSSSRKSSSSKKSSSKKK